In Porphyromonas cangingivalis, a genomic segment contains:
- a CDS encoding PorV/PorQ family protein, translated as MKIKYIIGAISFAAMGFLSAPKAMAQSLPVLETPVDARAAAMGGVSLTHTDRSYLYVNPASIFQTDKKLTVSASGLLFPKMNMVEGRLLNGMATAGWKFHNRHVVYAGFRYQGGLTLPSVKDQFGTPGKKVSPFDWTADLGYAFRFNDQLSAFASGSFVQSYTGRTAMTGTFSLGANYFMSFNNSAAKYLNIAARVSDLGAPISFSSKDAFALPSRVELTGDLGSAFSENRELNLTLGGRYSFLASKPLYQANIGAEYVIFKMVSLRAGYQYGSQSTSAWTGGIGVKFYNFKLDFAAIKGLGEFDTKRMMVSLSFDY; from the coding sequence ATGAAGATAAAATATATCATAGGAGCGATCTCTTTCGCAGCGATGGGATTTCTCTCTGCACCCAAGGCGATGGCTCAAAGTCTTCCTGTATTAGAGACACCTGTTGATGCTCGTGCTGCAGCGATGGGTGGAGTGTCATTGACTCATACAGACAGAAGTTATCTCTATGTAAACCCCGCTTCCATCTTCCAGACAGATAAGAAGCTGACGGTCTCTGCCAGCGGACTTTTGTTCCCCAAGATGAATATGGTCGAAGGGCGACTGTTGAATGGGATGGCCACTGCAGGATGGAAGTTCCACAACCGCCATGTCGTATATGCAGGTTTCCGCTACCAGGGTGGGCTCACCCTTCCATCCGTCAAGGATCAGTTCGGTACACCGGGTAAGAAGGTTTCTCCGTTTGACTGGACGGCTGACTTGGGATATGCTTTCCGTTTCAACGATCAGTTGTCTGCGTTTGCATCCGGATCCTTTGTCCAGAGTTACACAGGCAGGACTGCCATGACAGGTACATTCAGCCTTGGAGCCAACTACTTTATGAGCTTCAATAATAGTGCTGCAAAGTACTTGAATATCGCAGCTCGTGTGTCAGATCTTGGAGCTCCTATCTCCTTCTCTTCGAAGGATGCTTTTGCTCTTCCTTCGAGAGTTGAACTCACAGGAGACCTTGGCTCTGCATTCTCTGAAAATCGTGAGCTTAATCTCACCCTTGGTGGAAGATACTCATTCTTGGCATCCAAGCCTCTATATCAGGCCAATATCGGTGCGGAATATGTTATCTTTAAGATGGTCAGCCTTCGCGCAGGGTATCAGTATGGCAGTCAGTCCACCAGCGCATGGACCGGTGGTATAGGTGTGAAGTTCTACAACTTTAAGCTCGACTTTGCAGCCATCAAAGGCTTGGGAGAGTTTGACACCAAAAGGATGATGGTATCCCTATCCTTCGACTATTGA
- a CDS encoding BACON domain-containing protein, with amino-acid sequence MKLKNFLAVFSAVVLASLVSVSCQPKDDGPEEPTLSLSTQALTLNNQAQTPTEAQVQVTTNQPKWNVSTNATWLTATRKGEGIVVGAEANTLGKDRKAEVVVYAGGLVEKIAVTQSASKIFINVSSETVEAPAHGGQFFIAVETNGGTWAMETEEVDWLKATKAGEFVKADVAPNKTDAAREAKIYIRVGAETKAVKVVQAANQVSTVYFPIIDTEMSIYQRAKMEAARGSIVIRFSEPSQGFFGPQPGMLTVIPEAEGFINASYVIPLNNPMTWELIAMVADTWERVAEGAFIETLKKEGFAYMEDMSAEKKLVYQNSEKRLRASILEEAQEDGSIVYGVIFERYYIQDKDYPTFSKFPYFLKDLLDKPDKKVKDIVAFMEGRGYKKDQDGKNRSVPEELYYQTFVKQGEVGKEEPKDVVTYYHKTGDQGLDPALLQSLTQFAQIFTQDKINYAMWLRPDGAYVPTKEFIALKDKEGFTANEKEQDGKFLYVTADDFVLFLRTVRFSDVNPGEPSLQLALWYEAGASKAKVSRLSKYYLGVDKAQVKAKLEAKMATVSKTQANNIQNRFSFKDL; translated from the coding sequence ATGAAGCTGAAAAACTTTCTTGCTGTATTCTCAGCAGTTGTTCTTGCGAGCTTGGTAAGTGTTTCTTGTCAGCCCAAAGATGACGGGCCTGAAGAACCTACACTCTCTCTGTCTACCCAAGCTTTGACTCTAAACAATCAAGCACAGACCCCTACAGAGGCTCAAGTACAAGTGACTACTAACCAACCCAAGTGGAACGTGTCTACCAATGCTACATGGCTCACCGCTACTCGTAAGGGTGAAGGTATCGTTGTCGGTGCTGAAGCTAATACGCTCGGAAAAGACCGTAAGGCTGAGGTTGTTGTCTATGCCGGTGGTCTTGTCGAAAAGATTGCAGTGACTCAGAGCGCATCAAAGATCTTCATCAATGTTTCTTCCGAAACAGTTGAAGCTCCTGCTCATGGTGGACAATTCTTCATTGCAGTAGAAACCAATGGTGGAACATGGGCAATGGAAACTGAAGAAGTAGATTGGCTCAAGGCGACTAAAGCGGGTGAGTTTGTGAAGGCTGATGTAGCCCCCAACAAGACTGATGCTGCACGCGAAGCTAAGATCTATATCAGGGTCGGTGCTGAAACAAAGGCTGTCAAGGTGGTTCAAGCTGCAAACCAGGTTAGTACTGTTTACTTCCCTATCATTGACACTGAAATGAGCATTTATCAACGTGCGAAAATGGAAGCTGCAAGAGGCTCTATCGTCATCAGATTCAGTGAACCATCTCAAGGTTTCTTCGGCCCTCAGCCAGGTATGTTGACAGTGATTCCTGAGGCAGAAGGCTTTATCAATGCCTCTTATGTCATCCCTCTCAATAATCCTATGACTTGGGAACTCATTGCTATGGTCGCAGACACATGGGAGAGAGTTGCAGAAGGAGCTTTCATCGAAACTCTTAAGAAGGAAGGCTTTGCTTACATGGAAGATATGTCTGCAGAGAAGAAGCTTGTGTACCAAAACTCAGAAAAGAGACTACGTGCTTCTATTCTCGAGGAAGCTCAAGAGGATGGTTCTATTGTGTACGGTGTCATATTTGAGCGCTACTATATCCAAGATAAAGACTATCCTACATTCAGCAAGTTCCCATATTTCCTCAAGGATTTGTTGGATAAGCCTGATAAGAAGGTGAAAGATATCGTTGCATTCATGGAAGGACGTGGCTATAAGAAAGATCAGGATGGTAAAAATAGAAGTGTGCCTGAGGAACTTTATTACCAAACTTTCGTTAAACAAGGTGAAGTCGGTAAAGAAGAACCTAAGGATGTAGTGACATACTACCACAAGACAGGTGATCAAGGTCTTGATCCAGCTCTTCTACAAAGCTTGACTCAGTTTGCTCAGATCTTTACTCAAGATAAGATCAATTACGCGATGTGGTTGCGTCCTGACGGTGCTTACGTGCCTACAAAAGAATTTATCGCTCTCAAGGATAAGGAAGGCTTTACTGCGAATGAAAAAGAACAAGATGGAAAATTCTTGTATGTGACTGCAGACGACTTCGTGCTATTCCTCAGAACTGTAAGATTCAGCGATGTGAATCCTGGAGAACCATCACTTCAGTTGGCATTGTGGTATGAAGCAGGTGCTTCAAAAGCCAAAGTTTCTCGTCTCAGCAAATACTACTTAGGTGTAGATAAGGCACAGGTAAAGGCTAAACTTGAGGCAAAAATGGCCACTGTATCAAAAACTCAAGCGAATAATATTCAAAATCGTTTTTCTTTTAAGGATCTTTGA
- the rlmH gene encoding 23S rRNA (pseudouridine(1915)-N(3))-methyltransferase RlmH — MQGIRLIFVGKTDAKEIATLCADYLKRINRFIPIEVIELPDVKARKSLSPDEQKKREGDMILEAIGNLDEAILLDEKGKELTSRAYAEWVEHKMQVVPRRLCLVIGGPYGFSEEVYARCRERLSLSKMTFSHQMVRLFLIEQIYRAFTIIHGHPYHHD, encoded by the coding sequence ATGCAAGGCATAAGACTTATATTTGTCGGCAAGACCGATGCCAAGGAGATAGCCACGCTCTGTGCAGATTATCTCAAACGAATCAACAGATTCATCCCCATCGAGGTCATTGAACTACCCGATGTCAAGGCACGCAAGTCCCTCTCTCCCGACGAACAAAAAAAGCGTGAAGGCGATATGATCCTCGAAGCCATCGGCAACCTCGACGAGGCCATACTCTTGGACGAAAAGGGGAAAGAGCTCACTTCCAGAGCCTACGCCGAATGGGTCGAACACAAGATGCAGGTCGTTCCTCGTCGCCTTTGTCTCGTCATCGGAGGGCCTTACGGCTTCTCGGAAGAGGTCTATGCACGCTGTCGGGAACGCCTTTCGCTCAGCAAGATGACCTTCTCACATCAGATGGTACGTCTCTTCCTCATCGAACAAATCTACAGAGCCTTCACCATCATCCACGGTCACCCATACCACCACGACTGA
- a CDS encoding S8 family serine peptidase — translation MKKLYLLSVLSGLLAIGGCQNERELHLLDNGEQNGQPHLLSTSSLKKYDVPPGAAVPGEVIIKITDEVEQSLIQAQFGEVQLNSVPSPMGAALQSIRAKSVTRLFPPAGEFEERTRKEGLHLWFTVYFDKEVEVSGAMQALDNVEGVEIVEFNPVVVLASANQPRRFTDLLGATEDYLKRDSKMPFNDPLLKEQWHYNNVGAGVPSGVMGSDINLFKAWEISTGKPNVIVCVVDGGVDVDHPDLADNMWVNQAELNGAPGVDDDKNGFIDDINGYCFVTNQGDLRPDEDAHGTHVAGTIAAKNNNGVGVAGVAGGNGDPNTGVRIMSAAIFREGAQGGNGAAAIKYGADNGAIISQNSWGYPYRSGVFATPASLKVAIDYFVKYAGTDGKGNQRPDSPMKGGVVLFAAGNDGLEFTSQPSAYEGCIAVSAIGTNFKRATYSNYGDWVDISAPGGDQMLYGTRAGVLSTTDKNASNVSDWYTYYQGTSMACPHASGVAALIASHFGGPGYTNEDLKIRLFASVLPVDIDKENPSAAGRLGAGYVDAYAALTLENRQKAPESPKFNDKKIKESVDFQEITLYWNVPKDEDDGTPAKYALYMSAKPLDANNYKKEGALLTNPLLGGRGLSLNDEMSFSVKKLTPDKEYHFALVAIDRWMIASTPSFISVKTKKNNPPVITNLPQSPLVLLNILGKAEYFLNVSEIDGHKWKYKLEDKSNSIAVTQTGEGLKITIRPLSPAGEYSFKITLTDELGGSSEYSIPFRIITVAEPEFVKAFPTPTIGTKETALSLNLAEYVAPQEYLTFTYKASSSNGSVASADVDETGKVTIKGYKPGRATISVEVSNGHMSSTASFIVTVVEDPTLDVYSVWPLPMQKELNVWLNPSHKKARIVLQSPTGAVVFDKEVPADHTGLAKINTKKIAPGTYILRVNVGNKPFERTVQKR, via the coding sequence ATGAAAAAATTATATTTGCTGAGCGTTCTCTCCGGACTATTGGCGATAGGTGGTTGCCAAAACGAAAGAGAACTTCACCTCTTGGATAACGGCGAACAAAACGGCCAACCACACCTATTATCTACATCTTCGTTGAAGAAGTATGATGTCCCTCCGGGAGCGGCTGTCCCCGGAGAAGTTATCATCAAGATAACTGATGAGGTCGAACAGAGTCTGATCCAGGCACAATTTGGAGAAGTACAACTAAACAGTGTGCCTTCTCCTATGGGCGCAGCCCTTCAAAGCATCAGAGCCAAAAGTGTGACAAGGTTGTTCCCTCCTGCAGGTGAGTTTGAGGAAAGAACCAGAAAAGAAGGTCTTCACCTATGGTTCACAGTGTATTTTGACAAAGAGGTAGAGGTTTCCGGAGCTATGCAGGCTCTCGATAACGTAGAAGGCGTGGAGATTGTAGAGTTCAATCCGGTAGTTGTTCTTGCTTCTGCCAATCAGCCTCGTAGATTTACAGACTTGTTAGGTGCTACGGAAGACTATCTTAAACGAGACTCAAAAATGCCGTTCAATGACCCTCTTTTGAAGGAACAGTGGCACTACAACAATGTAGGTGCCGGTGTCCCATCTGGAGTTATGGGCTCTGACATCAATCTTTTCAAGGCTTGGGAAATCTCTACGGGTAAGCCCAATGTTATTGTCTGCGTCGTGGACGGAGGGGTGGACGTAGATCATCCTGATCTTGCAGATAATATGTGGGTAAATCAAGCCGAGCTGAATGGAGCTCCCGGTGTGGATGATGACAAGAATGGCTTCATCGATGACATCAATGGATACTGTTTTGTTACCAATCAAGGAGATCTGCGTCCGGACGAAGATGCTCATGGTACACACGTTGCAGGTACCATCGCTGCAAAAAATAACAATGGTGTCGGAGTAGCCGGAGTAGCCGGAGGTAACGGAGATCCTAATACCGGTGTCCGCATCATGTCAGCTGCAATCTTCCGCGAGGGTGCACAAGGTGGCAATGGTGCGGCTGCAATCAAGTATGGTGCCGACAATGGAGCTATCATCTCTCAAAACTCTTGGGGATATCCTTATCGTTCAGGGGTATTTGCGACTCCGGCGTCTTTAAAGGTTGCGATCGACTATTTCGTAAAATATGCCGGTACTGACGGGAAGGGTAATCAAAGACCGGACTCCCCAATGAAGGGTGGGGTCGTCCTTTTTGCTGCCGGTAATGACGGATTGGAATTTACAAGCCAACCTTCAGCCTATGAAGGTTGTATAGCCGTTTCTGCAATCGGTACCAACTTTAAGAGAGCGACTTACTCCAATTATGGTGACTGGGTAGATATCTCAGCTCCTGGTGGCGATCAGATGCTATATGGTACAAGAGCGGGTGTCCTAAGTACTACTGATAAAAATGCTAGCAATGTAAGTGACTGGTACACATATTATCAAGGTACATCCATGGCATGTCCTCATGCTTCAGGTGTTGCTGCTCTTATAGCATCTCACTTTGGTGGCCCCGGATATACCAATGAAGACTTAAAGATTCGTTTGTTCGCATCCGTTCTACCGGTTGACATCGACAAGGAAAATCCTTCAGCTGCAGGTCGTTTGGGGGCAGGTTACGTTGATGCTTATGCCGCTTTGACGCTTGAAAACAGACAAAAAGCTCCCGAATCTCCAAAATTCAACGACAAGAAAATCAAGGAAAGTGTCGATTTTCAAGAAATCACACTCTACTGGAATGTCCCCAAGGATGAAGATGATGGCACACCTGCCAAGTATGCTCTTTATATGTCTGCCAAGCCTCTTGATGCGAACAACTACAAAAAAGAAGGTGCTCTCTTGACCAATCCTCTTCTTGGAGGTAGAGGGCTCTCTCTCAATGATGAGATGTCTTTCTCTGTAAAGAAATTGACTCCGGATAAGGAGTATCACTTTGCGCTTGTCGCCATAGACCGTTGGATGATAGCTTCTACGCCTTCATTCATTTCTGTAAAGACAAAGAAGAATAATCCTCCTGTGATCACTAACCTGCCACAAAGTCCTCTTGTCCTTCTCAATATCCTGGGAAAAGCTGAATACTTCCTTAATGTATCAGAAATAGATGGGCACAAGTGGAAATATAAGTTGGAGGATAAGAGTAACTCTATCGCAGTGACACAGACCGGCGAAGGTTTGAAAATCACTATCCGTCCACTCTCTCCTGCAGGAGAATATTCGTTCAAGATTACTCTCACAGACGAACTTGGAGGCTCTTCTGAATACTCTATTCCTTTCAGAATCATCACTGTGGCTGAGCCTGAGTTTGTCAAAGCGTTCCCAACCCCAACAATAGGGACCAAAGAAACCGCTCTTTCTCTCAACCTTGCAGAGTATGTCGCTCCTCAAGAGTACCTGACATTTACGTACAAAGCCTCTTCTTCCAATGGCTCTGTTGCTTCGGCAGATGTTGACGAAACAGGTAAGGTTACGATCAAGGGTTACAAGCCCGGACGTGCAACGATATCCGTAGAGGTAAGCAACGGACACATGTCGTCTACAGCTTCTTTCATTGTCACTGTGGTCGAAGATCCTACTCTTGATGTTTACTCCGTATGGCCTCTTCCGATGCAAAAAGAGCTGAATGTTTGGCTCAATCCGTCTCACAAAAAGGCTCGCATCGTCTTGCAGAGTCCTACAGGCGCAGTCGTTTTTGATAAGGAAGTACCTGCTGATCATACCGGTCTTGCAAAGATCAACACAAAAAAGATCGCTCCGGGCACATATATCCTGAGAGTCAATGTAGGTAACAAGCCTTTCGAAAGAACTGTACAAAAGAGATAA
- a CDS encoding nucleoside recognition domain-containing protein has translation MLLNYIWISFFLIALVAAVFQTVVTGDSAVWGAIVENIFASAKTGFEISLGLTGVLTLWQGLLKVGERSGMVPRMSRATAPFFKVLFPDIPAGHPVNGTMLMNFSANLLGLDNAATPLGLEVMQQLQKLNEDKERASNAMIMFICINASGLTIIPITIIMYRIQMGSASPSDIFLPILLATGASTLSAILMVALRQRINLLRKAFVIPALIFAGLIGLLFYAFNNVPKEALTHYSTLTSHIILFGFICLFILSGMIARRNVYEDFIDGAKDGFKTAVTIIPYLVAILVAIGVFRASGAMDAVMSGVSSGVGALGFDTSWVDALPTMLMKPLSGGGARGLMIDAMQTHGADSFVGRLVCLVQGASDTTFYIIALYFGSIAIKRTRYTLGISLIADLIGIVTGIFLCYIFFG, from the coding sequence ATGTTGCTCAACTACATCTGGATATCGTTCTTCTTAATCGCCCTTGTCGCTGCGGTCTTTCAGACCGTGGTGACGGGCGATTCTGCTGTATGGGGAGCGATCGTGGAGAATATATTCGCTTCGGCGAAGACAGGCTTTGAGATCTCTCTCGGGCTCACCGGTGTGCTCACTCTGTGGCAGGGTTTGCTTAAAGTCGGCGAACGCAGTGGTATGGTCCCGCGTATGTCGAGAGCCACTGCGCCATTCTTCAAGGTACTCTTCCCTGATATACCTGCGGGACATCCCGTCAATGGGACGATGCTCATGAACTTCTCGGCCAACCTCCTCGGACTCGACAACGCAGCCACCCCTCTGGGGCTGGAGGTAATGCAACAGTTGCAGAAGCTCAACGAAGACAAGGAGCGTGCATCGAATGCCATGATCATGTTCATCTGCATCAACGCCTCCGGCCTCACGATCATCCCTATCACGATCATCATGTATCGCATACAGATGGGAAGCGCATCCCCCTCCGACATCTTTCTGCCCATACTCCTTGCCACAGGAGCAAGTACCTTGTCCGCAATCCTCATGGTGGCACTCCGTCAGCGGATCAACCTCCTACGGAAGGCTTTCGTCATCCCGGCACTCATCTTTGCAGGTCTCATAGGTCTGCTCTTCTATGCCTTCAATAATGTCCCCAAAGAGGCCCTTACCCACTACTCTACCCTCACCTCACACATCATCCTCTTCGGCTTCATCTGCCTATTCATACTCTCAGGGATGATTGCCCGGCGCAACGTATATGAGGACTTCATCGATGGGGCGAAAGATGGATTCAAGACTGCTGTCACGATCATCCCTTACCTCGTCGCCATCCTTGTTGCCATAGGCGTCTTCAGAGCATCCGGGGCTATGGATGCCGTCATGTCAGGGGTCTCCTCCGGAGTGGGAGCCTTGGGCTTCGACACGTCTTGGGTCGATGCTCTGCCCACCATGCTCATGAAACCTCTCAGTGGAGGAGGAGCAAGAGGTTTGATGATCGATGCGATGCAGACCCATGGTGCCGACAGTTTCGTAGGACGCCTTGTCTGCCTTGTCCAAGGCGCCAGTGACACCACATTCTACATCATTGCTCTCTACTTCGGTAGCATCGCCATCAAGCGCACTCGCTACACCCTCGGGATCTCACTCATTGCCGATCTCATCGGCATTGTCACAGGGATATTCCTTTGCTACATATTCTTTGGGTAA
- the purL gene encoding phosphoribosylformylglycinamidine synthase — MLSFFRHNDGTVYAIQHTSTFSDANIKALTWLFDGAVEVSASDLTHNYIGPRAEMITPWSTTAVEITQTMGLPGIERIEFFVATKPDTAYDPMLLRAYEGIHEGIFAQDFEPAAILKVEDIQTYNEEQGLALSDEEIEYLKGVSRELGRPLTDSELFGFSQVNSEHCRHKIFGGTFVIDGEEKERSLFKMIKDTSAANPNRLVSAYKDNVAFNQGPRIEQFAPSAGDTSSYFGTKEIDTVVSLKAETHNFPTTVEPFNGAATGSGGEIRDRLAGGKASIPLAGTAVYMTSYTRDEDKDRKWEQKISARPWLYQTPQQILTKASNGASDFGNKFGQPLICGSVLTFEHQENDQTWGYDKVIMLAGGVGFANKRDAIKGNPEPGEKVIVMGGDNYRIGMGGGAVSSVNTGEMKEAVELNAIQRSNPEMQKRVANVVRSLAESDDNPIISIHDHGAGGHLNCLSELIEATGGHIDMDRLPVGDPTLSAKEIIGNESQERMGLLVKEKDIERMRKIAERERAPFYVVGETTDDMALVFEKDNGEKPIDLSLQHMFGSAPKTIMTDKTVEATFATPESKLCGEDFGKQVETVLRLEAVACKDWLTNKVDRSVTGRVARQQCQGELQLPLSDLGAMSLDFRGNSGIATSVGHAPVVALANPAAGSRMAIAEALTNLIGAPIQGGMEAISLSANWMWPCRNAGEDARLYEAVEACSDFAIELGINIPTGKDSLSMTQKYPSGDRVLAPGTLIVSAAAETADVRKIVGPVIKDVKGSALIHIDMSFCKASLGGSAFYQTLGYVGGDTPDIMDSEYFADAYLAVQGLIFDGKVLAIHDISAGGLITTLLEMTFANTKGGLDVTLPATDIDLRTLLFAENPGVVLQVTDPKAVMARLEEAGVGCPQIATLSPDRRLKISAKGNDITLDIDALRDVWYEASKRMEPYQTNPAQATERAKNYFHQPLQYQFGANFKGTLESYGKTRDRKERSGITAAIVRDKGTNGEREMAYSLHLAGFDVKDVHMTDLMTGREDLSEVQMLVFCGGFSNSDVLGSAKGWAAGFLYNEKAKAALDAFYKREDTLSLGICNGCQLLGELGLLYPDHEKKHRMVHNDSGRFESGFVSLEIPANDSVMFGSLSGQKIGVWIAHGEGKFDLPYSTDKYNVVAKYVYDAYPANPNGSPEGIAALTSTCGRHIAMMPHPERCIFPWQCGHYPEHEGMDVTPWFEAFVNAFDWCKTHKK, encoded by the coding sequence ATGCTATCTTTCTTTCGACACAATGATGGTACGGTCTATGCGATACAGCATACTTCGACCTTTTCGGATGCAAATATCAAGGCTTTGACATGGCTCTTTGACGGAGCAGTCGAGGTATCGGCATCGGACTTGACCCACAACTATATCGGCCCTCGTGCGGAGATGATCACACCTTGGAGCACCACTGCTGTGGAGATCACCCAGACCATGGGTTTGCCGGGGATCGAGCGCATCGAGTTTTTCGTTGCGACAAAGCCTGATACGGCTTATGACCCCATGCTTCTTCGTGCCTATGAGGGCATCCATGAAGGAATATTTGCTCAAGACTTCGAGCCTGCTGCGATCCTCAAGGTGGAGGACATACAGACCTACAACGAAGAGCAGGGCTTGGCCCTCAGCGACGAAGAAATAGAGTACCTCAAGGGCGTCTCTCGTGAGCTCGGTCGTCCGCTCACGGACAGCGAACTCTTCGGCTTCTCTCAGGTCAATTCGGAACACTGTCGCCACAAGATCTTCGGCGGTACGTTCGTCATCGATGGCGAAGAGAAGGAGCGTTCGCTCTTCAAGATGATCAAAGACACTTCGGCAGCCAATCCCAACCGACTCGTATCTGCATATAAGGACAATGTTGCCTTCAACCAAGGGCCACGCATCGAACAGTTTGCACCCTCGGCAGGGGACACTTCGTCGTACTTTGGCACGAAGGAAATAGATACAGTGGTGTCGCTCAAGGCAGAGACGCACAACTTCCCGACAACCGTCGAGCCTTTCAACGGTGCAGCCACAGGGTCGGGCGGTGAGATCAGAGACCGTCTCGCAGGCGGTAAAGCCAGCATCCCTCTCGCGGGGACGGCTGTCTATATGACGTCGTATACGAGGGATGAAGACAAGGATCGTAAGTGGGAACAAAAGATCTCGGCTCGTCCTTGGCTCTATCAGACACCTCAACAGATACTTACGAAGGCTTCGAACGGAGCTTCGGACTTCGGGAACAAGTTCGGCCAACCACTCATCTGCGGTTCGGTCTTGACCTTCGAGCATCAGGAGAACGACCAGACCTGGGGTTATGACAAGGTGATCATGCTCGCCGGAGGTGTGGGCTTTGCGAACAAGCGCGATGCCATCAAGGGCAATCCCGAACCGGGAGAGAAGGTCATCGTCATGGGCGGTGACAACTACCGTATCGGGATGGGCGGTGGTGCCGTGTCTTCGGTGAATACGGGCGAGATGAAAGAGGCTGTGGAGCTCAACGCCATCCAACGCTCCAACCCCGAAATGCAGAAGCGTGTGGCCAATGTGGTGCGTTCGCTTGCAGAAAGTGATGACAACCCCATCATCTCCATCCACGACCACGGTGCAGGGGGGCATCTCAACTGCCTCTCGGAACTTATCGAAGCCACCGGTGGACACATCGACATGGATCGCCTTCCGGTGGGCGACCCTACCCTTTCGGCAAAAGAAATCATCGGAAATGAGAGCCAGGAACGTATGGGACTCCTTGTCAAAGAGAAAGACATCGAGCGCATGCGCAAGATCGCTGAGCGTGAGCGTGCTCCGTTTTACGTTGTCGGAGAGACCACCGATGATATGGCTCTCGTGTTTGAAAAAGATAATGGAGAGAAACCCATCGACCTCTCTCTACAACATATGTTTGGCAGTGCGCCCAAGACGATCATGACGGACAAGACCGTCGAAGCGACTTTCGCTACTCCCGAGTCTAAACTCTGTGGCGAGGACTTCGGTAAGCAGGTAGAGACCGTGCTACGTCTTGAAGCTGTGGCTTGTAAGGATTGGCTCACAAACAAGGTGGACCGCTCCGTCACCGGCCGTGTGGCTCGCCAGCAGTGTCAGGGTGAGCTTCAGCTCCCTCTCTCCGACCTCGGTGCGATGTCGCTCGACTTCAGAGGCAATAGCGGTATAGCGACCTCTGTGGGGCACGCTCCTGTCGTTGCACTTGCCAATCCTGCCGCAGGCTCACGTATGGCGATCGCCGAAGCCCTCACGAACCTCATCGGAGCTCCGATCCAAGGTGGTATGGAGGCGATCTCACTATCGGCCAACTGGATGTGGCCTTGTCGCAATGCCGGTGAGGACGCGCGTCTTTATGAAGCGGTAGAGGCTTGCTCAGACTTTGCCATCGAGCTTGGCATCAACATCCCGACGGGTAAGGACTCTCTCTCCATGACGCAGAAGTACCCCTCGGGAGACAGAGTACTTGCCCCCGGTACACTCATCGTCTCCGCTGCCGCAGAGACTGCCGATGTGCGTAAGATCGTCGGCCCTGTCATCAAGGATGTGAAGGGGAGTGCCCTCATCCACATAGATATGTCATTCTGTAAAGCATCTTTGGGTGGCTCGGCATTCTATCAGACTTTGGGCTATGTCGGTGGCGATACGCCCGATATCATGGACTCCGAATACTTCGCTGATGCTTACCTTGCCGTGCAAGGTCTCATCTTCGATGGTAAGGTCTTGGCGATCCACGACATCTCCGCAGGTGGTCTCATCACTACTCTTCTTGAGATGACCTTTGCGAATACCAAAGGTGGTCTCGACGTCACTCTTCCTGCGACTGATATTGACCTGCGCACCCTTCTCTTTGCGGAGAATCCAGGTGTCGTCCTTCAGGTGACAGACCCCAAGGCGGTTATGGCTCGTCTCGAAGAAGCCGGTGTGGGTTGCCCACAGATCGCCACCCTTTCGCCCGACCGTCGCCTCAAGATCTCCGCTAAGGGCAACGACATCACTCTCGATATCGATGCACTCAGGGATGTGTGGTACGAGGCTTCGAAACGAATGGAGCCCTATCAGACCAATCCTGCTCAGGCTACCGAACGTGCGAAGAACTACTTCCACCAACCCCTGCAATATCAGTTCGGTGCCAACTTCAAGGGCACGCTCGAAAGCTATGGCAAGACCCGAGACCGCAAGGAGCGTTCGGGCATCACTGCCGCCATCGTGAGAGACAAGGGGACCAATGGTGAGCGTGAGATGGCTTATTCGCTTCACCTTGCCGGCTTCGATGTCAAAGATGTCCACATGACCGACCTCATGACGGGTCGTGAGGATCTGTCCGAAGTGCAGATGCTCGTCTTCTGCGGTGGCTTCTCCAACTCTGACGTCCTCGGTTCTGCCAAGGGCTGGGCGGCAGGCTTCCTCTACAACGAAAAGGCAAAGGCAGCTCTCGATGCGTTCTACAAGAGAGAGGACACCCTCTCCCTCGGTATCTGCAATGGCTGTCAGCTCCTCGGAGAACTCGGGCTCCTCTATCCCGATCACGAGAAGAAACACCGTATGGTGCACAACGATTCGGGACGATTTGAGTCAGGCTTCGTCTCCCTCGAGATACCTGCCAACGATAGTGTTATGTTCGGCAGTCTAAGCGGACAGAAGATTGGCGTATGGATCGCTCACGGCGAAGGGAAGTTTGACCTCCCATACAGCACCGACAAGTACAATGTCGTCGCAAAGTACGTCTACGATGCTTATCCCGCCAACCCCAACGGTTCGCCCGAAGGTATCGCAGCCCTCACCAGCACGTGCGGTCGCCACATTGCCATGATGCCACACCCCGAGAGGTGTATCTTCCCATGGCAGTGCGGACACTACCCCGAGCATGAAGGCATGGATGTGACCCCATGGTTTGAGGCCTTTGTCAATGCGTTTGACTGGTGCAAGACTCATAAGAAATAA